In Massilistercora timonensis, the following are encoded in one genomic region:
- a CDS encoding YeiH family protein yields the protein MDFIRKNGKGILVCLCIAVPSWLLGKRFPIVGGPVIAIIAGMILTLLIKDKAHLEGGIKYTSKKILQYAVILLGFGLNLQVILQTGKQSLPIIVSTIATSLIIAYVLHKVMRIPGKISTLVGVGSSICGGSAIAATAPVIDADDEEVAQAISVIFFFNVLAAVLFPTLGTFLGFSQNSGEAFGIFAGTAVNDTSSVTAAASTWDSMYHLGSATLDKAVTVKLTRTLAIIPITLALAFVRTRNAEKQEGGNVSLKQVFPFFILFFIGASVITTIAVSAGISAEVFAPLKELSKFFIIMAMAAIGLNTNIVKLVKTGGKPILMGMACWIGITLVSLGMQHVLGIW from the coding sequence ATGGATTTTATAAGGAAGAATGGAAAGGGGATCCTTGTGTGTCTGTGTATCGCGGTGCCGTCCTGGCTTTTGGGGAAGCGGTTTCCTATTGTTGGAGGACCGGTGATTGCTATTATCGCGGGGATGATCCTCACATTATTGATAAAGGATAAGGCGCACCTGGAGGGCGGGATCAAGTATACGTCCAAGAAGATCTTGCAGTATGCGGTGATCCTGCTGGGGTTTGGCCTGAATCTTCAGGTGATCCTGCAGACGGGGAAGCAGTCGCTGCCGATCATCGTTTCTACCATCGCTACGTCCCTGATCATCGCTTACGTGCTTCATAAGGTGATGCGTATTCCGGGGAAGATCTCTACGCTGGTGGGAGTGGGATCCTCGATCTGCGGGGGCTCGGCCATCGCGGCTACGGCGCCGGTGATCGATGCGGACGATGAGGAAGTGGCCCAGGCGATCTCGGTCATTTTCTTCTTCAATGTGCTGGCGGCGGTGCTCTTTCCCACCCTGGGAACATTCCTGGGCTTTTCCCAGAATTCCGGTGAGGCGTTCGGGATCTTCGCGGGGACGGCGGTGAACGACACTTCTTCTGTCACTGCTGCGGCCTCCACCTGGGACAGCATGTATCACCTGGGGAGCGCCACCCTGGACAAGGCGGTAACAGTGAAGCTGACCAGGACGCTGGCGATCATCCCCATCACCCTGGCGCTGGCGTTTGTCCGTACCAGGAATGCGGAGAAGCAGGAAGGGGGAAATGTATCGCTGAAGCAGGTGTTTCCATTTTTCATCCTGTTTTTCATCGGGGCTTCTGTGATCACCACGATTGCAGTGTCTGCGGGGATCTCCGCGGAAGTGTTCGCGCCGCTGAAAGAATTGTCCAAATTCTTTATTATCATGGCCATGGCGGCCATCGGGTTGAACACCAATATCGTGAAGCTGGTGAAGACCGGCGGGAAGCCCATTCTTATGGGAATGGCCTGCTGGATCGGGATCACGTTGGTGAGTCTTGGGATGCAACATGTGCTGGGGATCTGGTAA
- a CDS encoding LysR family transcriptional regulator, which yields MLDYRTLTFLTVCQEMNFTRAAKKLHISQPAVSQHMQYLEEYYGVKLFRFVGKSILLTDAGKLLKRSLTALHNNELYLKEQLAFLTDKKRTLHFGVTLTVGEFMIARPLADFLKLHKDADISVTVANTARLLQQLDEGSIDFAILEGDYSRAAYAHIPFLTDQFVPICSSSHPFANTRHALSLTDLTGETLLIREPGSGTRSILEQVLNNHDLAPEDFANVVTIGNMNAIKEMTAAGAGITFLYETAVKSELKNGTIQKIPITSFDIRHEISIVWKKDNLFQEFFLDVFRELQFRT from the coding sequence ATGCTGGATTACCGTACTTTGACCTTCCTGACTGTCTGCCAGGAAATGAATTTTACCCGCGCCGCAAAAAAACTGCACATTTCACAGCCCGCTGTTTCGCAGCACATGCAATATCTTGAAGAGTATTATGGTGTGAAACTTTTTCGTTTTGTGGGGAAAAGTATTCTTCTGACGGATGCTGGGAAGCTGCTGAAACGTTCCCTGACCGCCCTTCACAATAATGAGCTCTACCTGAAGGAACAGCTGGCTTTCCTTACGGACAAGAAAAGAACTCTGCATTTCGGCGTCACCCTGACGGTGGGCGAATTTATGATCGCCCGGCCCCTCGCCGATTTTCTGAAACTCCACAAAGATGCAGATATCTCGGTAACAGTGGCAAATACCGCCCGGTTACTGCAGCAGCTGGATGAGGGCTCTATTGATTTTGCCATTCTGGAGGGGGATTACTCCAGGGCTGCCTATGCCCACATCCCTTTCCTGACAGACCAGTTTGTCCCTATCTGCAGCTCTTCCCACCCTTTCGCCAATACACGACACGCCCTTTCTCTCACGGACCTTACCGGCGAAACCCTTTTGATCCGGGAACCCGGCTCCGGAACCCGTTCCATTTTGGAGCAGGTTCTGAACAATCACGACCTGGCCCCAGAAGATTTCGCCAACGTGGTCACTATCGGAAATATGAACGCCATCAAGGAAATGACTGCTGCAGGCGCAGGGATCACCTTCCTCTATGAGACAGCGGTAAAATCCGAACTGAAAAACGGGACTATTCAAAAAATACCGATAACAAGCTTTGATATCCGGCACGAGATCTCCATTGTCTGGAAAAAGGACAATTTATTCCAAGAATTCTTCCTGGACGTCTTTCGGGAGCTTCAATTTAGGACGTAG
- a CDS encoding HAD family hydrolase has protein sequence MDHFLFDLDGTLLPMKQEEFVRYYLPLLAARFQDRGFSPEQLIGAVWKGFERMVANDGSRTNEEVFWDSFSKDLSIRREEVETEVLDFYGNDFNQAICTTRPDPFAAEIIRYLKEKGKKVYLATNPVFPRCATMNRIRWAGLDAEDFEEITTYETCRYSKPSVGYFQEILERNHLKPERCLMVGNDRREDLAAGALGVKTYLVTQCVEHGEEPGRADYEGENLEQLYQDLKELV, from the coding sequence ATGGATCATTTTTTATTCGACCTGGACGGGACCCTGCTCCCAATGAAGCAGGAGGAATTTGTAAGATATTACCTGCCCCTTCTGGCGGCGCGGTTTCAGGACCGGGGCTTTTCCCCGGAGCAGCTGATCGGCGCGGTGTGGAAGGGCTTTGAGCGGATGGTGGCAAACGACGGGAGCCGCACCAATGAAGAGGTGTTCTGGGACAGCTTCTCCAAGGATCTGTCCATCCGGCGGGAGGAAGTGGAGACGGAGGTGCTGGATTTCTACGGAAATGATTTCAACCAGGCCATCTGCACCACCCGGCCGGATCCCTTTGCGGCAGAGATCATCCGGTATCTGAAGGAGAAGGGGAAGAAAGTTTACCTTGCCACCAACCCGGTGTTTCCCCGGTGCGCCACCATGAACCGGATCCGCTGGGCCGGGCTTGACGCGGAGGATTTTGAGGAGATCACTACCTATGAGACCTGCCGGTACAGCAAACCCAGCGTGGGATATTTTCAGGAGATTCTAGAGCGGAACCATCTTAAGCCGGAGCGCTGCCTGATGGTGGGAAATGACCGGCGGGAAGATCTGGCGGCCGGAGCGCTTGGGGTGAAGACCTACCTGGTGACTCAGTGCGTGGAACATGGCGAAGAGCCGGGAAGGGCAGATTACGAAGGAGAAAACCTGGAACAACTGTATCAGGATCTGAAGGAGCTGGTGTGA
- a CDS encoding DeoR/GlpR family DNA-binding transcription regulator — translation MKKKEQRLNDIMALVREQPTISIKELAKILDVSEMTIRRDISYLKESNAMTQMLGMNVISAAPAQPPLMYDFQYELERNVEAKERIARKASNLIRPRDILILDSSTTVSKIVPYIPNNMELTVISGNYYIISKLPKNDSINLIVPGGVYNRQLQMFESSEGINIIKEHRATKYFFSASGIHEHLGMTCSYAFEVLTKRAGLASSVCKILLADSSKFGIITTSYFAKLNEADIIITDTGISGEWKKIIEDMGIELYIV, via the coding sequence ATGAAGAAAAAGGAACAGAGACTTAACGATATCATGGCGCTGGTACGGGAACAGCCGACTATCTCGATAAAAGAACTTGCCAAGATCCTGGATGTGTCTGAGATGACCATCCGAAGAGATATTTCTTATCTGAAGGAATCCAATGCCATGACCCAGATGCTGGGGATGAATGTGATCAGCGCGGCGCCGGCGCAGCCGCCTCTGATGTATGATTTTCAGTATGAACTGGAGCGGAACGTGGAGGCGAAGGAGCGGATCGCGCGTAAGGCCTCCAACCTGATAAGACCGAGGGATATTCTGATCCTGGATTCCAGTACCACCGTCAGCAAGATTGTGCCCTATATCCCCAACAACATGGAATTAACGGTAATCTCAGGGAATTACTATATTATCAGCAAGCTGCCCAAGAATGATTCTATCAACCTGATCGTTCCGGGGGGAGTCTATAACCGCCAGCTTCAGATGTTTGAGTCTTCAGAGGGGATCAATATCATCAAGGAGCACCGGGCGACAAAGTATTTCTTCTCCGCCTCGGGGATCCATGAGCACCTGGGAATGACCTGTTCCTATGCCTTTGAAGTGCTGACCAAGCGGGCGGGGCTGGCAAGTTCGGTCTGCAAGATCCTGCTGGCAGATTCCAGCAAGTTCGGGATCATTACCACGTCTTATTTTGCGAAATTAAATGAGGCGGATATTATCATCACAGATACGGGGATTTCCGGGGAATGGAAAAAGATCATTGAAGATATGGGGATTGAGCTGTATATTGTATAG
- a CDS encoding RuBisCO large subunit C-terminal-like domain-containing protein produces the protein MNNNLLLSLTESILSRDFCVATYYVSLPPGSDPYEKAKNMAVGQTIGTWIPVPGITEEMRQNYMGKIVNIYDLQPDDLESPIPAGSGLEHYIFQIAYPVANFENSIPLLLTTLLGNDASTSVQAKLIDLYLPKCMLSSFPGPAYGIEGIRSLCQVEKRPVLLNMIKPCTGFSPEVGARIFYSTALGGIDLIKDDELLGNPSYCPLTERIRAYNQASRAAFEETGKETIYVPNITDHVSRLVDHAKAAQEAGAKIVMVNFAATGFGALQMLREEIDLPIMGHYAGAGPYYEGPTSGVTSSLVLGKLPRLLGADIVMINTPYGGYPIKRSRYLRTAQELTLALPGIRPALPSCGGGVNPGMAETLIRDLGSDIILAPGGAIQGHPMGSQAGVRAMFAAVEAAMNGTSLEEAARQCPELEAIRHLWKKEA, from the coding sequence ATGAACAACAATCTCCTGCTTTCCCTAACAGAATCTATCCTATCCAGAGATTTCTGCGTGGCCACCTACTATGTAAGCCTTCCTCCCGGAAGCGACCCTTACGAAAAGGCCAAAAACATGGCCGTAGGCCAGACCATCGGAACCTGGATCCCGGTCCCCGGCATCACTGAGGAAATGCGCCAGAATTACATGGGCAAGATCGTAAATATCTATGACCTTCAGCCCGACGATCTGGAATCCCCCATTCCGGCCGGCTCCGGTCTGGAGCATTACATTTTCCAGATCGCCTACCCGGTGGCAAACTTTGAGAACAGCATCCCGCTCCTTCTCACCACCCTTCTGGGGAATGACGCCTCCACCTCCGTACAGGCCAAGCTTATCGATCTGTACCTGCCAAAGTGCATGCTAAGTTCCTTCCCGGGACCAGCCTACGGAATAGAAGGGATCCGTTCCCTCTGCCAGGTAGAGAAACGGCCCGTCCTTCTGAATATGATCAAGCCCTGCACCGGGTTTTCCCCGGAAGTGGGCGCCAGGATCTTCTATTCCACCGCTCTTGGCGGGATCGATCTTATCAAAGACGACGAACTTCTGGGGAACCCTTCCTACTGTCCTCTGACAGAACGGATCCGGGCCTACAACCAGGCTTCCAGAGCCGCCTTTGAAGAGACCGGCAAGGAGACCATCTATGTTCCCAACATTACCGACCACGTCTCCCGGCTTGTGGATCACGCCAAGGCCGCCCAGGAAGCCGGCGCAAAGATCGTGATGGTAAATTTTGCCGCCACCGGCTTTGGCGCCCTGCAAATGCTGCGGGAAGAGATTGACCTTCCCATTATGGGCCATTATGCCGGGGCAGGACCCTACTATGAGGGTCCCACTTCCGGAGTAACCTCCAGCCTGGTCCTGGGCAAACTGCCCCGGCTTCTGGGCGCTGATATTGTGATGATCAACACCCCTTACGGGGGCTATCCCATTAAGCGGTCCCGCTATCTGCGGACCGCCCAGGAACTGACACTTGCCCTTCCCGGCATCCGGCCTGCCCTTCCCTCCTGCGGCGGCGGCGTAAACCCGGGAATGGCCGAGACCCTGATCCGGGATCTGGGCAGCGACATTATCCTGGCGCCCGGCGGCGCTATCCAGGGCCATCCCATGGGAAGCCAGGCCGGCGTCCGCGCCATGTTCGCCGCGGTAGAAGCAGCCATGAACGGCACTTCCCTTGAGGAAGCAGCCAGGCAATGCCCGGAACTGGAAGCCATCCGGCATTTGTGGAAGAAGGAGGCGTAG
- a CDS encoding amidohydrolase family protein — protein MIDMHTHLWPAHQSPDYMADYLKKKKEAGQEISLTGPGLLRSMDHCQIHRAVISVLAFDSQMSNPDLAPLHDYVEAQIDQSQGRLAAFCTVQPFREDTFDTMTSLLEKPCFRGLKLHPNIQCFYADDQRLYPIYQWLEEHRYPVLFHTGGIGLNGIRDCYGAPERIDTIACDFPDLPIIMGHAGRIHYETTAMILRKHPHVYADISTNFGRLAGQEWRQLFNLMETVKLWCGTTEKLLFGSDYPFYLQDVTVSHTRRLEEHLGDSPLLTRGDLNGLLHENAEQFCRKYGIFQDPEP, from the coding sequence ATGATCGACATGCACACACACCTCTGGCCGGCTCACCAGTCGCCGGACTATATGGCGGACTATCTGAAGAAGAAAAAGGAAGCAGGCCAGGAGATCTCTCTGACCGGCCCCGGTCTTCTCAGATCTATGGACCACTGCCAGATCCACCGCGCCGTGATCAGCGTGCTGGCCTTTGACAGCCAGATGAGCAATCCGGATCTGGCTCCTCTCCACGATTATGTGGAGGCACAGATCGATCAGTCCCAGGGACGCCTTGCCGCCTTCTGCACAGTCCAGCCCTTCCGGGAAGACACCTTTGACACCATGACTTCTCTGCTGGAAAAGCCCTGCTTCCGGGGATTAAAGCTCCACCCCAACATCCAGTGCTTTTATGCGGACGACCAGCGGCTGTACCCTATCTACCAATGGCTGGAAGAACACCGCTATCCGGTTCTCTTCCACACCGGCGGCATCGGGCTTAACGGGATCCGGGACTGCTACGGCGCGCCGGAACGGATCGACACCATCGCCTGCGATTTCCCGGATCTTCCTATCATCATGGGGCACGCCGGGAGGATCCACTACGAGACCACTGCTATGATCCTGCGGAAGCACCCTCATGTGTACGCCGATATCAGCACCAATTTTGGCCGGCTTGCGGGACAGGAATGGCGGCAGCTTTTTAACCTGATGGAAACCGTAAAGCTCTGGTGCGGAACAACCGAAAAGCTTTTGTTTGGATCGGATTACCCCTTCTATCTGCAGGACGTGACCGTTTCCCACACCCGCAGGCTTGAAGAACATCTTGGAGACTCCCCACTTCTTACCAGAGGGGACCTTAATGGACTTCTCCATGAAAACGCTGAACAGTTCTGCAGAAAATATGGGATTTTCCAGGATCCAGAACCTTAA
- a CDS encoding phosphoenolpyruvate hydrolase family protein has product MAKRYHEQEVVDMLKAQVEAKKMLFMPNCGCGLTAKLQEKGGADLICLSATSYWRMKGQGSLAPLMPYSDINKVILELAPEIVANVEKAPILSLSGGTNPLLPHKKHLQMLWDAGISGINPFMMMIYGSGVMEQMEAIGMGWDKEVDFVGEAHKMDMFSLAYAFTPEEARILAEVGCPAIASHCGSTAGGLKGAKTSLTLDEACEISQQIFDAAKAVNPDVILFAHGGPMKGPEEAKYVVEKTDAVGFIGGSAAERMPIEKAVLAATQEYKEITL; this is encoded by the coding sequence ATGGCAAAACGTTATCACGAACAAGAAGTTGTCGACATGCTGAAAGCCCAGGTAGAGGCTAAGAAAATGCTTTTCATGCCTAACTGCGGCTGCGGCCTCACCGCCAAGCTTCAGGAAAAAGGCGGCGCGGACCTGATCTGCCTGTCCGCCACCAGCTACTGGCGCATGAAAGGCCAGGGATCCCTGGCGCCGCTTATGCCTTACAGCGACATTAACAAAGTCATCCTGGAACTTGCCCCCGAGATCGTGGCAAATGTAGAGAAAGCTCCCATCCTGTCTCTGTCCGGCGGCACCAATCCTCTGCTGCCCCACAAGAAGCATCTGCAAATGCTGTGGGACGCCGGCATCTCCGGGATCAACCCCTTCATGATGATGATCTACGGAAGCGGCGTAATGGAACAGATGGAAGCCATCGGCATGGGCTGGGACAAAGAAGTAGACTTCGTGGGGGAAGCCCACAAGATGGATATGTTCTCCCTTGCCTACGCCTTTACCCCGGAAGAAGCCCGGATCCTGGCAGAAGTGGGCTGTCCTGCCATCGCCTCCCACTGCGGCTCCACCGCCGGCGGATTAAAGGGAGCCAAGACCAGCCTGACTCTGGACGAGGCATGCGAGATCAGCCAGCAGATCTTTGACGCGGCCAAGGCCGTCAACCCGGACGTGATCCTCTTCGCCCACGGCGGGCCCATGAAAGGACCAGAGGAAGCAAAATATGTGGTAGAGAAAACCGACGCAGTGGGCTTCATCGGCGGTTCCGCCGCAGAGAGAATGCCTA